TATGATGATTTAGGGAGTACGCGCAAACCATATGAGGTATTGCTTGAGCAATTGGGTGGTATGAACATTCCTATTTTAGCGGAAGTTGATATTTGTCATACACATCCAATACATCCAATTGCCATTGGAAAAAAAGTAAGGCTAGATGCTAAGGCACAAAAAATTTATTGTATCGAGCAATGGTTATAGACGAAAAAGCCCTGCATAACAGCAAGGCTTTCTTAATATCAAAAAAGTAGCACAAACCTGCTTTTTTATAACCATTCAATTGCGAAAATATCAGCATTTCTAATGGCATCATAGAGGTAGAAATTATTCCAAGTACACCGAAAACTCTCCCAAAAAGTCTCCTTCAACTTTTTCTTGAAGTAAAACAGTAGCGGGCGTATTAAAGATAGGCATTGCCAAGCCTGTTACCCCATAAAGACTAAATATAGCTATATACCGTGGACAAACGTACAGCCTCCAAACAAAAGAGTAGCCAATGTCATCATGCCATGCCTAATTGTGTTGTTAATGTAATATACCAAGCAATAGCATATTGTACGAGCGATGAACCAAAAAATGAAATGGTTTGGCTAAAAAGTAAGACAAATCCAAAAAATCTCCCAAGCTACCACCTATAATTCCCCCAAAAGCTACTAGATAATTTTAGGACAACTACCTGTTTAATTCTTGTTGAAACAGCAAAAGCGAACGGGTTAGATCAATACATAGAAAATCTCTGCTCTTAGTTCCCTAGTCAACATATATTCAATCGGTCTGTGAAAATAATCGCAGTATTTCTGATAATAAAATCAAAGATACAGCTTATGGGCGTATCCAGAAGTTCTTATATTTTTTTGTCGGGATGTAATTAAATAAAGCATAAAATTGGATGCAAAATAATTTTAAAATTTTTGAACGAAAAGAAACATCGCTCCGTCTAATGGAGGAAGGAGGCGAAAAGGATGGAATTTGAAATCGTGCAGCGTGCTATTCGTGGGGATCATCAAGCGATACTTTCTCTTATTGAAATGGATGAAGAAATTTTATTTCGCATGGCTTTTACATATCTAAAAAATGAACAAGACGCTCTAGACGTGATGCAGGACCTGGTTTACAAGGCACTAAAAAAAATGCATACCGTTAAACAGCACGAATATGTCAGAACATGGCTCGTGCGCGTCTTAATCAATTGTTGTAAAGACCATTTACGAAAACGCCAACCAACCATTTCAATTAAGGAACATCATCAAGTTGAATGGGTCATCTACTCTGATATGGAGCGGTTATTGGAGCAATTATCCTTGTCGGAGCAGCAACTTGTCTATATGAAATATTTTCAGCAACTAAAAAACAAAGAAATTGCCGAGCTAAATCAAATTCCCGAAGGAACTGTAAAATCTAAGCTTCATCACATATTAAAGAAGCTTAGAAACTTCGCTGGAGAAAAGGAGGACTGGCTATGAGTAAACTACCGATTGACGTTCCAAAGGAGAAACTTCAACAAATAAGGATAGATATGTTTCGTAAAGTTCAACGAGAAAAAAGAGCAAAGAAGCGCATTGTTTCGGTTGCAATAGCCTCTTTGTTTTGCCTAAGCCTTTTATTTTCAATTCGTGTTTCCCCTACGATTGCTAGCCATATTGCAAAAATACCGGGCTTTGAAGCACTTGTATTAGCGGTTGGAAGAGATAAAGGGATAAAAGATATTGTGGATAGTGACTACTATGAAGAAATCAATGTGAAGCAGTCTAAAAATGGCCTATCACTTACACTACAAGGCGTGATTGCAGATAATACGGGATTAGTACTTTACTATGACGCCGATGCAACATTTGATATGTCGAAATTACACTTGGAGAAAGTTCAATTGTTCCAAGGAGACGAAGAAATTAAAGGCGGGGGTTCATTTACAAACAAACAATCAAGTCAAACGCGCTTCTCTTCTTCAGTAAATTATAGTTTTTCAGAGCCTTTCGCTTATACTTCAAAGAATTTTAAAGTGGTTTTTCATTTCTATGAAAAAGATAAGGGGAACATTGAAATTATGATACCGTTTTCACTACAAAACGAAATCGCAAAGGAAAAAATTATTACTGCGAATCGTACTGTAGATGTCAATGGTCAGAAATTTACGATTACACAAATTCGCCGTTCACCACTAAGAACGGCAATCGATATTGAATTAGATAAAGCGAATACGATGCAAATTTTAGAGCTTGAAGATATTGCGGTCGAGACGGAAAATGGGGAGCGAAGAGAAGGCATTAAATATGGCTTGTCATTAGGTGGTGATATTCGCGACGGCAAATTCACGCTTAAGTTACAAAGTAATTATTTCCATGATTCAGATTCACTCAAAATATTAATTGGAGCTGTTCATGCCGTGCCAAAGGGCGAGGATTTTATCGAAGTTGATTTTGGCACAAAAGAAGTACTCACGAAGCCTGATTATTTGGATTGGGATATTTCTGTCACGCAGCAAGGTGTAGCAGTTGCTGCAAAGAAATGGGATGATAGGACGCGACATTCGTTTCTAAATAATGCTGTAAAAGCAGATGGCTCGAAGTTAAAATACACAAGTGGCTCTTTCTCGGATGATGAGCAGTACCTATATGCGACAGAGAACTTTGAAAATTATGATGGCAAAGCAAAAATATATTTAAACTATTACTTCAATCCTATTGGAAAAAATATTGAACTGAATATTCCAATGCAATAAAGTACAGATGAATCTATCACACGTCCGCCATTGGGAATGATGGAAAAATGGGAAGCTGCCGAGAAAGTAAGTATTTACTGCTTTTTCGGGCAGTTTTTCATATTTTAATAGATACATATTTTGGTTGGAATTAACTAGAGCATTTGATAAAATAACAAATGAACGTCAACGAGAGGCGGGACTCCGTAATCATCCTACTTTCTTAGAAAAAATTTTTGATGCTTTCATAAAAAAGAGATTACTTATACTGCATTTCAATCATTGGGTGAAGTAGCTTCGTAGAGGTACATATAGCGAGCACTTATCATATACAAAAATAGAAAAAGAGCATATGGAGGAAACATGAGCAAGAAAAATAGTAAATGGAAACTTATCACTTTAGTCGCGATGATTTTTATGTTATGCCTACCGACAATCCCTGCAAATACAGCGCTAGCTAGTACGACACAGCCAAAAAGGGAAATGCGGGCAGTCTGGATTTCAACGGTTCAAAATATTGATATGAAAGCAGGCATGACTAAGGAGCAATACACGGTTTGGACACGTCAAACATTGGACAAATTAAAAGCCAATAAATTGAATACTGTTATTTATCAAGTAAGACCAACAAATGATGCAATGTATGCGTCTGACCTAGCACCATGGTCGTCCTACATAACAGGGAAAAAGCAAGGCACTAATCCTGGTTACGATCCTCTTACGATTATGGTAGAGGAGGCACATAAACGAGGTATGGAGCTACATGCATGGATGAATCCCTATCGTGTAACAATGCCAGGACAAAAACTTACAGACCTTGCTGCTGATAATGTGGCAAGAACAAATCCAAACTGGGTTGTTAAATATGGCAAGCAGTATTATTTAAATCCTGGTTTACCAGAAGTACAAAACTACTTAGTTGATATCGTAAAAGAGCTAGTAGCTAATTATGATATTGATGCAATCCATATGGATGATTATTTTTATCCATACAAAATTGCTAATGAAGCCTTTCCAGATCAAGCTGCTTACAAAAAATATGGTGCTTCCTTTAAAAAGGTGGAAGATTGGCGACGAGACAATGTCAACCAGCTTGTAGAAAAAATTTACACAGCCATTAAAGACACAAAGCCATATGTTCAATATGGTATTTCACCATTTGGTGTATGGCGCAATAAATCTCTGGATAAAACAGGAAGCGATACACGAGCTGGTGTCAATAATTATGATGATTTATTTGCAGATGTCAGAACATGGATTCAAAATGGCACGATTGATTA
This genomic stretch from Lysinibacillus pakistanensis harbors:
- a CDS encoding sigma-70 family RNA polymerase sigma factor — protein: MEFEIVQRAIRGDHQAILSLIEMDEEILFRMAFTYLKNEQDALDVMQDLVYKALKKMHTVKQHEYVRTWLVRVLINCCKDHLRKRQPTISIKEHHQVEWVIYSDMERLLEQLSLSEQQLVYMKYFQQLKNKEIAELNQIPEGTVKSKLHHILKKLRNFAGEKEDWL
- a CDS encoding DUF4179 domain-containing protein, yielding MSKLPIDVPKEKLQQIRIDMFRKVQREKRAKKRIVSVAIASLFCLSLLFSIRVSPTIASHIAKIPGFEALVLAVGRDKGIKDIVDSDYYEEINVKQSKNGLSLTLQGVIADNTGLVLYYDADATFDMSKLHLEKVQLFQGDEEIKGGGSFTNKQSSQTRFSSSVNYSFSEPFAYTSKNFKVVFHFYEKDKGNIEIMIPFSLQNEIAKEKIITANRTVDVNGQKFTITQIRRSPLRTAIDIELDKANTMQILELEDIAVETENGERREGIKYGLSLGGDIRDGKFTLKLQSNYFHDSDSLKILIGAVHAVPKGEDFIEVDFGTKEVLTKPDYLDWDISVTQQGVAVAAKKWDDRTRHSFLNNAVKADGSKLKYTSGSFSDDEQYLYATENFENYDGKAKIYLNYYFNPIGKNIELNIPMQ
- a CDS encoding glycoside hydrolase family 10 protein, which produces MSKKNSKWKLITLVAMIFMLCLPTIPANTALASTTQPKREMRAVWISTVQNIDMKAGMTKEQYTVWTRQTLDKLKANKLNTVIYQVRPTNDAMYASDLAPWSSYITGKKQGTNPGYDPLTIMVEEAHKRGMELHAWMNPYRVTMPGQKLTDLAADNVARTNPNWVVKYGKQYYLNPGLPEVQNYLVDIVKELVANYDIDAIHMDDYFYPYKIANEAFPDQAAYKKYGASFKKVEDWRRDNVNQLVEKIYTAIKDTKPYVQYGISPFGVWRNKSLDKTGSDTRAGVNNYDDLFADVRTWIQNGTIDYITPQIYWSRTLAVAKYGTLLDWWSHEVQTYAQTHPVQLYIGLADYKVGNDSDGAWKNKMELPNQIMANRSEQVAAKGQMHFSLRSIQNNKLGYATIVNQQLYNYTALTPDTPWLDDTVPNEPTFVQVTKEADGRQIKIIDENKTQPRKYVIYRFAGNGEGSYNDPQNIVDVIYNKNGITEFVDKTALAKRSYTYGITAVSATGVESKEAFVVKEDQ